DNA sequence from the Anabaena sphaerica FACHB-251 genome:
AAACCACGCACATTTAATTACCGGAGATGTCTATTGGATAACCCAGATATTGAAACGGTTTGGATTAATGAATCATTGTACAGAAAAGCAATTGAGCTATTGATGATAAGGCAGGATAAAAGTTACTCTTTATGCGACTCCATCAGCTTTGTACTGATGCGTGAAAGAAGTATTAACGAAGCTTTAACAACAGATCGACACTTTGAGCAAGAAGGCTTTATTCGTTTACTGCATCCAGAATCATAATAAACATATTCATTATTTTAACTGATCAGAATATCATCGTTGCTGAGTCATTGCCATCACAGTTGCAACAGTCAATGCTGAAATGTTACCAAGGGTGGGAAGTGTATCATTATCGGCATAAATAAGTGGTAACTCTTGATTTTCCCACACCCAAATTTGCTTTCTTTGAATATCAATTAACCAAGCAAGCTGTGTCCCTTTACTCAAGCAGTGCAGGATTTTTTGTTGTATATCTAATGTACTTTGATCAGGAGAACGAATTTCAATTAACCAGTCAGGTGAACCTTGTAGCGGTCCATCTTCATTAGAAAGGCGCTCACTCTTAACAACTGAAATATCAGGTACAGGAGAAATGGGAGGTACAATACACCGCAGTTCTTGAATAGCTTCGTAGGCGGTAGTTTGGCTGTTAATGGCGTTAACAAGGTTACGTTGGAAGCGAGAATAAAACAGCGTTGGCATGGGTTTTTGCTGGGCTTTTCCCTGGATAAACTCCCAAGCAGGAGAAGCTTCAATATTAGGTTGCTGAAGAAAATTGTCTAATGGGTTGGTGAAAGTAGATAATTGCATAATTGCTGTTATTGATTATTCACATTTTTGGCAAGTTTCAGTAAATTCAATATTTCCTTCTCAATAGATTCAAAATGGAATATTCTCATCCTGTAAATCCTTTAATCCTGGACATCCTGATTCAGACAAAAATTATAACACAAGATAACTCAATAACATCCAGATCCCTATATTGCTATTTTGTATTCCCACATACAGCAAACAAAATCCTAAAACAAAATAAAGAAATCGGTTTTTTAACTACCAAAACTCTACACTAATAATAGTAACAGCAACTACATAAAAACTATATTTCCTGTCATTAACATAACTTCTCTGAGCATAAGAGTACAACTTAATATATCTCAAAAAATCTTGCCTAAATCGCTGCCAGTCTCACAGGCAAATAGATTTACTTGAGTACAAAAAAGCTAAAACCCTAACCCATAAATACCAGTACCCCTGTCATAAAACACTAGTACCCCTACCCCTACATAAAATGTTAACTTCTGTTAAATAGGGGTTTAAACCTATTGAGTACAATCGTAATAAATTCAATATATTCAATCGGTATCTGTGGTTTTGTCTGCTTTCGAGTCACCTGATATAAGCAGAAAAATACAACATGGCTCTTTTAACCAGACAGTACCGATGCAACAGTCTCTAGACAGTATTAAAACCCAAACTGCAAATACAGACTCGCAGAAAAATCAACGTTCTGGCGGTTTTTTTGAGCCATTAATGAGTGATTTTCGGATCATTTTTGAGCGTGATCCAGCCGCACGTAATTGGTTGGAGGTTATATTTTGTTATCCTGGATTTCATGCTCTTTGTTTCCATCGTCTCGCACACTGGTTACACATCCGTAAAGTGGGTTTTATCCCTCGTTTAATTTCTCACTTGGGACGATTTTTAACAGGTATTGAAATTCATCCAGGTGCAAAAATTGGTAAAGGTGTATTTATCGATCATGGTATGGGTGTTGTCATTGGTGAAACTGCCATAGTCGGAGATTATGCACTCATTTATCAAGGTGTAACTCTGGGTGGCACAGGGAAAGAAAGCGGTAAACGTCATCCTACCTTGGGTAATAACGTTGTTGTGGGTGCGGGTGCGAAAGTATTAGGAAATATTCAAATTAGCGATCGCGTGCGGATAGGTGCAGGTTCCATAGTCTTGCGTGATGTTCCCCCAGATTCTACCGTTGTTGGTATTCCTGGCCGCATTATTTCCCATAAACAAAGCAAACGTCTTTCTCCTTTAGAACATGGAAAACTACCTGATGTGGAAGCAGGTATAATTCGTTCCTTGCTTTCCCGAATCGAAAAACTTGAACAACAACTGCAAACCATGAATAGTCATCAGCAGAACGAGGAACATTAAATTATGTTCTCACTAGGTGAACAAGTTTTGCAGATTCCTTTAAGTGATAGATGGCAAATTTATCACCGTTTGCAAGAGTTGATGATTGCTTGTTCTTGCCCTCCAGATGGTTCTTTACGCGTGCAAGTAAAGAGTTTGCAAGAAGCAATTCTTGTCCGCAGTGCAGTCATGCAATTTCTAGCTTCGCGCTGTGAGTTAGTAACATGGTTAGAAACTTGTTGGAGTCACAGTATAGAGTAAAAAGTGCATAACTGACTACAATTTACATCTTCTCAAATGTCTAATCAATACTATTTCAGAGCAGAATTCATGATGCAAGCATAATTCATCCTCTACAAAAGTCGAAGTTATTGTTTACTCACAATTTAGCTTGCAGACTGAAAGAAATTAACCTAAGCTTAGGTTTCACTCTCTCTACTAAATCTGCTAAATCTCCAAATTCTCTGACATATTTCATTCTTGAACAAAGTGAAATTAGTAAGTAACCTTGGGGGTAGTATTTTGTTATCTTGTCTCGCTTGATATTTTCAAAGTCAAATTATGGTAGACCGTAACAGCGATAAGAAATTACTGCAATTTTTGCATAATGAACTGGAACTTTCCCAAGCGGATATTGCTGTTGCTTTGCGACACCGTGAGTTTGATAAAGGACCTATTCCTATGCTGCTTTGGCAGTATGGTTTTATCGATTTAGAACAGTTAGATAAGATTTTTGATTGGTTAGCAGAACACGCATAGGTTCAGTTATCAGTCATCAGTTCTCAGTTAAAATCTTTGCACTTAGATATGAAGCAAATATTTGTGAAACATCAATTGTCTATACTGCTTATCAATGATCACCAAACAACTAAGGAGGGAGGGAAATACTATGATTACTAGTTTAATTGCTGGACTGAGTATTTTATTACTGACAGGATTTACTAATAGCTATATTAGTTACTGGCTATTTATAGAACATCACAATCATGACAGGAAAAAATCCTCATAAATTATACCAAAATTTGGTTTCCTATCATACAGATGTGGTGTGAGTTATTAGGCAATAATTAAATATTATAAACTGTCTTTAATAACTCGTGTGATTTTTAGCAGTTATCTAGAAAATTTTAATATTTGTTTTATATCTATGATGGATAGGAATTGTAGCGTTAAAGGGTATTAGTAAAAACTCGGCTAGAGGGATATTTGAGATGAGTCAAATTAGTATTAATGATACTACGTTACGTGATGGTGAACAGGCGGCAGGTGTTGCTTTTAACTTAGAAGAAAAAGTAGCGATCGCAAAATTTCTTGATGCCATTGGTGTTCCCGAATTAGAAGTCGGTATACCAGCAATGGGAG
Encoded proteins:
- a CDS encoding Uma2 family endonuclease, whose amino-acid sequence is MQLSTFTNPLDNFLQQPNIEASPAWEFIQGKAQQKPMPTLFYSRFQRNLVNAINSQTTAYEAIQELRCIVPPISPVPDISVVKSERLSNEDGPLQGSPDWLIEIRSPDQSTLDIQQKILHCLSKGTQLAWLIDIQRKQIWVWENQELPLIYADNDTLPTLGNISALTVATVMAMTQQR
- the cysE gene encoding serine O-acetyltransferase, yielding MQQSLDSIKTQTANTDSQKNQRSGGFFEPLMSDFRIIFERDPAARNWLEVIFCYPGFHALCFHRLAHWLHIRKVGFIPRLISHLGRFLTGIEIHPGAKIGKGVFIDHGMGVVIGETAIVGDYALIYQGVTLGGTGKESGKRHPTLGNNVVVGAGAKVLGNIQISDRVRIGAGSIVLRDVPPDSTVVGIPGRIISHKQSKRLSPLEHGKLPDVEAGIIRSLLSRIEKLEQQLQTMNSHQQNEEH
- a CDS encoding Asr1405/Asl0597 family protein yields the protein MFSLGEQVLQIPLSDRWQIYHRLQELMIACSCPPDGSLRVQVKSLQEAILVRSAVMQFLASRCELVTWLETCWSHSIE
- a CDS encoding DUF2949 domain-containing protein, translated to MVDRNSDKKLLQFLHNELELSQADIAVALRHREFDKGPIPMLLWQYGFIDLEQLDKIFDWLAEHA